Proteins from one Telopea speciosissima isolate NSW1024214 ecotype Mountain lineage chromosome 1, Tspe_v1, whole genome shotgun sequence genomic window:
- the LOC122649601 gene encoding uncharacterized protein LOC122649601, with the protein MFYAHYGDLVANLLLGFTLLWLPLTLAAVSRAFFLRYRFTNLRVTIISGLLVQDRSDFSYKVIKDVKVVPRFIGEWGDIVITLKDGTKVQSVPKFREIVDYGLSMADKSPVSEVKEATIKGF; encoded by the coding sequence ATGTTCTACGCTCACTATGGAGATCTCGTCGCTAACCTCCTTCTGGGTTTCACTCTTCTCTGGTTGCCTCTGACATTAGCGGCTGTTTCAAGGGCTTTCTTTCTGAGATACAGGTTCACCAATTTGAGAGTCACAATTATTTCAGGTCTACTGGTCCAAGACCGGAGTGATTTTTCTTACAAAGTGATCAAGGATGTTAAAGTGGTGCCACGTTTTATAGGAGAATGGGGTGATATTGTTATTACTCTGAAAGATGGGACGAAGGTGCAGAGTGTACCCAAATTTAGGGAAATTGTCGATTACGGCCTCTCCATGGCTGATAAATCTCCGGTTTCGGAGGTGAAGGAAGCTACAATTAAAGGATTCTGA